A genomic segment from Variovorax paradoxus B4 encodes:
- a CDS encoding CerR family C-terminal domain-containing protein, producing the protein MSASALQALSARAPRSDGVEARQRLLYAALALFAANGYAKTSTREIARAAGVNISAISYYFGDKAGLYAATFGEPMGGNAGDFISLYDAPGLPMEEALQVFFTRMIEPLKQGEIVRQCIQLHLREMLEPTSQWAEEMERDIKGPHNAIAGVLCRRLGLARPDDDVHRLSFAITGLAMQLFVSQDLVEAIRPSLLNTPRSVDTWAQRLTGYAIALVEAEALRRQAAAKPAAAPARSGRKKT; encoded by the coding sequence ATGAGCGCCTCCGCCCTCCAAGCACTTTCCGCCCGCGCGCCACGCAGCGACGGCGTCGAAGCACGACAGCGCCTTCTGTATGCCGCCCTCGCGCTGTTTGCCGCCAACGGCTACGCCAAGACCTCGACCCGCGAGATCGCGCGCGCGGCGGGCGTGAACATCTCGGCCATCAGCTACTACTTCGGCGACAAGGCCGGCTTGTATGCCGCCACCTTCGGCGAACCGATGGGCGGCAACGCGGGCGATTTCATCTCGCTCTATGACGCGCCCGGCCTGCCGATGGAAGAAGCGCTGCAAGTTTTCTTCACTCGCATGATCGAGCCCCTGAAGCAGGGAGAGATCGTGCGGCAGTGCATCCAGTTGCACCTGCGCGAAATGCTCGAACCGACCAGCCAGTGGGCCGAGGAGATGGAGCGCGACATCAAGGGCCCGCACAACGCCATCGCGGGCGTGCTGTGCCGCCGCCTGGGCCTTGCGCGGCCCGACGACGACGTGCACCGGCTTAGCTTTGCCATCACCGGCCTCGCGATGCAGCTTTTCGTGAGCCAGGATCTGGTTGAGGCCATACGCCCTTCCTTGCTGAATACGCCGCGCAGCGTGGACACCTGGGCGCAGCGCCTCACGGGCTATGCCATTGCGCTGGTCGAGGCCGAAGCCCTGCGCCGCCAGGCCGCTGCCAAGCCCGCAGCCGCACCTGCCCGTTCCGGGAGAAAGAAGACATGA
- a CDS encoding efflux transporter outer membrane subunit, producing MRRLRSIAALCLPLGLGLGLAGCGLTRPPATVEAPFPAQWHAPLPHGGSLASLADWWRQLDDPLLVELIAAAEAASPNLASAAARVAEARSTRVQAGAALLPNLDGTASASRGVSGSSFGSGGTASSSSSSTAAIAPLTTLQAGLQSKWEIDLFGRLRADRDSAEQKFNSATAKWHDARVAVAAETANAYFAERACQQQLRVAESDAKSRSETARLTDLSARAGFTAPADAALARASASDASGRLTQQRAQCAVQRKALVALSGIDETTLEQKLAASPAQRTLPAVGSIASVPAQAISQRPDVYAAELGVASASADVGSAEAERYPKLSISGSIGRMQIRTSGFRESLDTWTIGPVSLTVPLLDGGARAANSDAAKARYTEAVSLYRANVRQAVREVEEALVNLDATDARAADADSAVKNYQASFDATQARYQSGLASLFELEDSRRTLFAAQTSRVSLQRERTEAWVALYRSMGGGWARPESPSMTSNPAAKVATSP from the coding sequence ATGAGACGACTCCGATCGATTGCCGCCCTCTGCCTGCCGCTGGGCCTGGGTCTCGGGCTTGCCGGCTGCGGCCTGACGCGTCCGCCGGCCACAGTCGAGGCCCCCTTCCCCGCGCAATGGCACGCGCCCCTGCCCCACGGCGGCTCGCTGGCGTCGCTGGCCGACTGGTGGCGCCAGCTCGACGACCCGCTGCTGGTCGAACTGATTGCCGCAGCCGAAGCCGCAAGCCCCAATCTCGCGAGCGCCGCGGCGCGCGTGGCCGAGGCGCGCTCCACGCGCGTGCAGGCCGGCGCGGCGCTGCTGCCCAACCTGGACGGCACGGCGTCGGCCAGCCGCGGCGTCTCGGGCTCCTCCTTCGGCTCGGGCGGCACGGCTTCCTCATCCAGCAGCAGCACTGCCGCCATCGCGCCGCTGACCACGCTGCAGGCCGGCCTGCAGTCCAAGTGGGAGATCGACCTCTTCGGCCGCCTGCGCGCCGACCGCGATTCGGCCGAGCAGAAGTTCAACAGCGCCACCGCCAAGTGGCACGACGCGCGCGTGGCCGTAGCGGCTGAAACCGCCAACGCGTACTTCGCCGAACGCGCCTGCCAGCAGCAACTGCGCGTGGCCGAGTCCGACGCTAAATCGCGCAGCGAAACCGCGCGCCTGACCGACCTGTCGGCACGCGCCGGCTTCACCGCGCCGGCCGATGCTGCGCTCGCACGCGCCAGCGCCTCCGACGCGTCGGGCCGACTCACCCAGCAGCGGGCCCAGTGCGCGGTGCAGCGCAAGGCACTGGTCGCGCTCAGCGGCATCGACGAGACCACGCTCGAACAGAAGCTCGCCGCCTCGCCCGCGCAGCGCACGCTGCCGGCGGTCGGCAGCATCGCCAGCGTGCCGGCGCAGGCCATCTCGCAGCGGCCCGACGTGTACGCAGCCGAGCTCGGCGTGGCGTCGGCCAGCGCCGACGTGGGCTCCGCCGAAGCCGAGCGCTACCCCAAGCTCAGCATCTCCGGCTCCATCGGCCGCATGCAGATCCGCACCAGCGGCTTCCGCGAGTCGCTCGACACCTGGACGATCGGACCGGTGTCTCTCACGGTGCCACTGCTCGACGGCGGTGCCCGCGCGGCCAACAGCGACGCGGCCAAGGCGCGCTACACCGAGGCCGTGTCGCTCTACCGTGCGAACGTGCGGCAGGCGGTGCGCGAGGTGGAGGAAGCGCTGGTCAACCTCGACGCCACCGACGCGCGCGCCGCCGACGCCGACTCTGCGGTGAAGAACTACCAGGCCTCATTCGACGCCACCCAGGCGCGCTACCAGAGCGGCCTGGCCAGCCTGTTCGAGCTCGAGGATTCGCGCCGCACGCTCTTTGCCGCGCAGACCTCCCGCGTCTCGCTGCAACGCGAACGCACCGAAGCCTGGGTTGCGCTCTACCGCTCGATGGGCGGCGGCTGGGCCCGCCCCGAATCGCCCTCAATGACTTCCAACCCGGCCGCCAAGGTCGCGACGTCGCCATGA